The Syntrophobacterales bacterium genome contains the following window.
GGTCAAGAGGCCTTATCTCCTTAAGGGTTCCAAAGTCGATTCCCGATTTTTCCTTAAGTATCTGCTCAAGCTCCGTGCGGGAATAGGCGACTGTCCACCGGAAAAACCCTTTTGTCTCACGGTCGAAATCGGGGAGTATTTTCATGAGAAGCCCGGCGTCTTTGACATTGCAGTAAGCCTTCTGCTCTGAAAGTATCCAGTGTCTCGCTTCTTCTTCCGTACGAAGCGGAGGATGGTGAACCGCTGCATCGGAGATGCCTGCAAGGTAAGGGACGGTCTTTATGTCCCATGCTGTTCCGAATTCTTCCGTGATCCCTCCGCACGCCTTGGAATATCTGGCATCACAAATACCGCCGTCGTGGATCAGTACTGTTCCCGAAGTTTCATGTACAGATTGCGTGGCATCTCCGGAAACGATTTTTGTTACCCCTTGATACCTCTGGCAATGATCATCGGCGCAGACATCGAAAAGGTCATGGTCCTCCTGCTCGTACCATCGGATTATCTCTTCCGGTCTTTCAATTTTCCTGGCCGGCGCCATAGTCGTTTCCTTTGCGGCATCTTTTCGGTTGAGCGCCGTCATGAGCCAGCTTCTGGAGATTATGGCGTGAGCTTTCAGGAACTCAGATGGCGCCGCCCCATTCATCTCTGATGAAATTACGCTTTCCAGGTAATTCTCAAGACTTGTCTCGTTTATAGCCGTGATTTTTCCGTCGGAGCGGGGTTTTAGAATCAGGCCGCCACGAAATACTTGGTTTTCCGTCCTCTCCCAGTGAAAACGACTGCCTATTGTGACATTAAAGAGGGTGAAAGTTGCTTCATTGCGGTCAACGAGAGCTAAGGATGGTGCACGGATTACCTCCCTGCCCTGTTCGCCCAGGAGGACAATCTGTCCGGAATCAGAATAGGCCTTAAACGCCCCGGAGACGATACAGGACCCGCCGCCGTACTTAAAACAACCGTTCAGGCTGCCTGTCACGCTATCCTGACGATCCATGATGCCCACGGAAATTATCGGTCCATGAATCCCTGAAGCACGGGATTCCAGAGAAAGATAATTCAAAGTCCTGTCTTCCAATATCGCCTCGATTTGCCCCCGTCTATTTTTCTCCGTATGACCCTATAAATATTACTTTTGCGAGGTACTTGTCAATCTTATGTCCTGCTTTTCTTTTGTATGCCGCTAACATTCCGAATAAGTTACC
Protein-coding sequences here:
- a CDS encoding SpoIID/LytB domain-containing protein; this encodes MEDRTLNYLSLESRASGIHGPIISVGIMDRQDSVTGSLNGCFKYGGGSCIVSGAFKAYSDSGQIVLLGEQGREVIRAPSLALVDRNEATFTLFNVTIGSRFHWERTENQVFRGGLILKPRSDGKITAINETSLENYLESVISSEMNGAAPSEFLKAHAIISRSWLMTALNRKDAAKETTMAPARKIERPEEIIRWYEQEDHDLFDVCADDHCQRYQGVTKIVSGDATQSVHETSGTVLIHDGGICDARYSKACGGITEEFGTAWDIKTVPYLAGISDAAVHHPPLRTEEEARHWILSEQKAYCNVKDAGLLMKILPDFDRETKGFFRWTVAYSRTELEQILKEKSGIDFGTLKEIRPLDRGPSGRIFRLMISGSKRSIVVGKELEIRRWLSKSHLYSSAFIVTAGRNPSGEITGFVFQGAGWGHGVGLCQIGAAAMAVKGFSAAEILRHYFPGAEIRKIY